In Candidatus Aramenus sp. CH1, the following proteins share a genomic window:
- a CDS encoding DUF973 family protein: MKSRKGGMGNPIIELIILVATVVITLVVVGYFFGLLGAVSAQKIQVSGGVNQIFQEGNSYYLNVTIMSNVPANITSVQVEGLSLSVNIPLKTGLNKVTVPLPPGASFTHSNTYYVILVTSDGITLDVPAYYP, from the coding sequence ATGAAATCGAGAAAAGGTGGCATGGGTAACCCGATTATAGAGCTAATTATCCTTGTTGCCACAGTGGTCATTACGCTGGTTGTTGTTGGGTATTTCTTTGGACTTCTTGGAGCAGTTTCAGCCCAAAAGATTCAAGTAAGCGGAGGAGTAAACCAAATTTTTCAGGAGGGAAATTCATATTACTTGAATGTTACTATAATGTCCAACGTTCCAGCAAACATAACTTCTGTACAAGTTGAGGGACTCTCTCTATCAGTTAACATACCTTTAAAGACAGGGCTTAACAAAGTGACAGTTCCTCTACCTCCTGGAGCGTCATTTACGCATAGTAACACCTACTACGTGATACTAGTAACAAGCGATGGAATTACCTTAGATGTTCCTGCTTATTATCCTTAG